The Leptospira mtsangambouensis genomic sequence TCAAACGTGGATCTTTCTGACCAGTTTACAGATATGATCGTAACCCAAAGGGGATTCCAAGCAAACTCGCGAACCATTGTAACCTCTGACCAAATGATTCAGGAAGTTCTTGGTCTCAAACGATAAGATCCATTCACTAACGGGGGAAACCCCGTTTTTTCCTTGAGTTCTGCAAAATTCTAAGAAAAATAGGTCAAACCAAACTTTTTAGAATTAACAAAACTTGTCCCGCTTTCAAAAAAATACCCTCCTTACCTTTTCTTTATTGGCGTTTGTCGCCTATGCACCGTTATACTATTCGATTCGTAATGCGATCAAAAAAGAAACCTTACCGGTACCTTACGCATCCCCCGAAACTGTTTCCTATTTTAGTTTAGGAGATTGGGAAGTTCAGGGAAAAGAATCCGATCCCAAAACCCTTAGGATCCTTTCCGAACTCATTGATTTTGAATTCCAAAAAGTCACAGGGGGAGTTTATCTCGGGAAAGAAAACTCTCTCTCTTCCGCCAAAAAACAAAGGACCAATTTTTTATTGTTTGGGACTTTTGAGTGGAAAGAGAAGGGGATCGAATTCACTCCCCGCTTAAGTTCTGTCGAACAAAAATCCACTTACTCTGGTAAATCAGTATTTCTCCCTTATGAAGAACGTGGTAAATTAGTTTCTCTTATATATCAGTCCCTTTCTCATCTTTTCGATGAAACCATTCGTTTGCACCGTTTGATCAAACGAACACCTGAATGGAAAATTCCATCTGAAGATGATTTTTTATCAGAGTCCGAGTTTGTTAGGTTATCCGAATATGACCCAAAATTGTCCTATGAAGAAAAAAACACCCTTCTCAAGTCTTTAGAGTTTCCTTCTGATTATTTGCAGTTCATAAAGATTGGACTCAGTTTAGAAAAAAGGACGGAGGATTCATTCAAAGAAATTTGGCGCAGCGTAGAGGGGAATTCCAATCTTTCCACCTATACGAAGTTCTATGTTGCAAAAAACATTGCAGAATTCTATTTCACAAAAAAAGAATTTAGCAAATCCATTGAATATGCAACTGCTGCCAGAAAAGAAAGAGAATCTCTCAAATCCGTCTTTCATAGTGATTATGCCGACACCATTTCCTTACTTGGGAAAGCACTTGTCCTTGATGGAAAAAAAGAAGAAGCGGTTTACTACTTAACATCAGCACGAAAACTCTATGATACCTTGGGCCTTCTTTTGGATCCATCCTCGGTTGAAAATTCTTATTTTTATGGCCTTCTTCTTTATGATCTGACTCAACCTGAACTTGCTTCTTATGAATTGTCCTCCATCCGAGGAGAGGTTTCCAATGGTCCTGATCAAGTTTATTTGGATTTTAATTTGGCGAAGGTATACTATGATTTAGGTCGTTATGATGCCGCCTTGACTTTGTTAAAAGATCAAAGACAAATCATTATAAATGAAAGTTTGGCCAATCATGACATTGCTTTGTATTCCTATAATTTATATGCTGCTACTCTTTACAAATCTGGAAAATGGAGTGTCGCAAAATCAGTTTGGGAATCCATTGTGAATGCAAAATCCACCTATGGAATTGAAGATAAACCTTATCACCGGTTTGCACTTTTTAACCTGGCAGTCCTTTCTAAACTTCGAAATAATCCAGAACAAACAGAAACTTATTACAAACAATACGTAAAACTCTCGCCTTATGGACAAATTGTGGACTTACCCTCCACAGATCGTTTTGAAATCGGAAAGTCCATATATCCTTATACTTGGGATAAACCAAATCCTAATTCTTTTGCAGAGTTAGAAGAAAAGACAATCAGGTCGTATACAGGCCGTTATCTGTTTAATGGACAGGATGAAGAGATTCGAGCAAGGACTTATGAAAATAGATTAGAAGATACCAATCTATTTTTAGATGATTTGTTAAATACAAAGGCCTTTTTATCGAAACCCATGTCAGCCCTTCGTAAAACATTGTTTGGCGACTTAAAACGATTTGAAAAAGGAAACCAAATTGTATTTTTTGATATAGGTCCTGCTTTAAATCATCCAGAATATCCTGGTGTTACCTCTCTTGCCGTTGCCAAACATTTTTCTGGAATGGAAGTCGTATTATGGGAGTTACCTGGTGAAGTGGATTTATTTTTAAAGAAAGTAAAACCTGAATTAAAAGATAGGCTTTATGCTTTTCCGAACATTCGTATCCTTTCTGCCGATGGAGTGGGTGAGTTTCAGTCTGTTTATCCAGATCCCAAAAATTGGATTTTGCGAAATCGACCAATTCCGAATCTAAAGGGAAAAACCATCATCATTCGTGCGGCTAACTCAATTGATATCTATGAGCCTTATACAAAGATCCTTCCTCATTTCCAAAACATTGGAAGCGAACTAAAAAACAATCCGATCCTTTATTTTTTCAATAGAAGTATCCTCTTAAAACCTGCTGGAAAAGAAAAATTCATTCTCATCGGGAACCAATCCATTAGAGGATTTCACCATAACTTTCAAAGTTTGGATCGTAATGGAGAACCTCCTTACTCCATCCTTCCGTTTACTGTCAGTGAGGAAGTAAACCAATGAATTTATTTGAAACAGAGTTTCTTTTTTGTATCCTTTCCGGTTTCTTCTTGTTCCATACGCTTAGCAGAATTTCCGAAGAGGGAAAACGTAATGATTTAATTTTCCATTGGACTTTCATCATTGTCTTTGGATTTTTACTGACTGAAGTTTTAAAAAAATGGGGAATTCGTTCGGAAATTTGGAATACAGATTCTGTATTTGCCTATATCACAAAAACAAATCTACTGTTATTTCTTTCTCATTCCTCCTTGGAAGAAAGATGGTTTTCTTTCGAACCCGTAAGAAGGTTTTTTGTTTCGATTTTTTTATTTTTGTTTTGGGTGGGAGTTCTATTTGGAATTCATTTCTTTCAAACCACAATCCTTGTCCAGGACAACACACTTGTTTTGCCTTTTGCGATTTCTCTTGGTGCCTTTGTTTGGATTAGAGAGATGTTTTGGCCTCTTGATGGGGCGGGTAAACAAGAGTTAACTTATGATTCTTCTCGTTTTGTTTATTTAAGTTTCCTACCGGTTGCCTTTCTCGTTTTGTCTCCTTGGAAAGCGGACGTACAATTTTATTCCTATGTATCTAACTTTCTTTTTTATGGAATCGCTTCTTCTTTAGGTTTTTTCTTGGTTTCGAAATGGAAAAAAGAAGAAGTTTCATCTGCATCCGAGATAGGGATTTGGATGGGAACCTTGGCATTTTCCTCTTGTTTGGGAACAGACATTTTGGTGGTTCTCCCTTTAGCGTTCCTCTCCGGAATTTTTGGCCGTTTGTTGTATTCTTATTTGGCTTCCCTTCGTTGGTCGGAGTCGGGAATTCGAGGTGTTTTGTCTTTTCTCTATCCGGCCATATTGGGAGTTTTCCTCCCGTTTTTACTCGCTGAACCGAATCTCTGGGTGCATTCACCCTATGTATTGTTAGGGGTTCAAGTTCTCTATTTTTTGAGTTTTTATTTGGTCGCTTGTTTTAGTTTCGGGATCATCCTCTTCTTCAAACAAAAGTAAGATTATTTTTCGAAAAAACAATCGACAGTCGATTTTTTCATGTCGATAGTATGCCTGTGACCAAATCTTCGGATTCGAAATTCATCATCACGGACGATCCTTTTTTTGAAGGCAAAATTGCCGATTATTCCAAAAAAATCAAAGCCAAGGTTTTGACCTTAAATGAGTTGGATCAAATTGAATCTGACTCAAACGGTCGCATCGCCAAAGTATTGTTTTATATCTCAAGGTATGAGTTGGAAACCAAACACCACGAGATCCATCAATTTTTAAAGAACCATCCCACCATCATGTCGAACTTTATTGTTCGAGCTCCTATCGATTATACTGGATACATTGCCCTAAACATTGAAGAGGATTTGTTTTTTACAAACGTCCCTGATGATGCCCCCCTTATCTTTTTAGTTAAGGCACTTGCGAACGCATTTACTAGTCTCCAGATGGTTGTGGATAAATTCGAACTTCAAAAACGAATTAATGTTTCCACAAATGAAATTTCTAAGTTAACAAAAATTGGGATCAGTCTTGCGAACGAAAAAGATTTTACGAAACTTCTTCGTGATATTTTGAATTCTGCTCGGGAAATTTCCAATTCCGATTCTGGTTCTTTGTATCTTGTGGAAAAAGATGAAAGGGGAAATCCTCGCAATCTAAGATTCAAAATTTCAGCATTAGATTTGAATTCTGATGAATTTATTTTACCCATCAACAAAAAGAGCATTGCAGGTTACGTAGCATTTACCGGAAAACAACTCAATATTCCAAATGTGTACGAATTGTCCGGAAAAGAAGAGTATAAGTTTAATAGTGATTTTGATAAAATGAGTAATTACTATTCAAAATCTATGCTCGTCGTTCCGATGAAAGACCACCACGATGAAGTGGTGGGAGTCATCCAACTCATCAACAGAAAGAAAAATTTTCAAACTAAACTC encodes the following:
- a CDS encoding tetratricopeptide repeat protein, with the protein product MSRFQKNTLLTFSLLAFVAYAPLYYSIRNAIKKETLPVPYASPETVSYFSLGDWEVQGKESDPKTLRILSELIDFEFQKVTGGVYLGKENSLSSAKKQRTNFLLFGTFEWKEKGIEFTPRLSSVEQKSTYSGKSVFLPYEERGKLVSLIYQSLSHLFDETIRLHRLIKRTPEWKIPSEDDFLSESEFVRLSEYDPKLSYEEKNTLLKSLEFPSDYLQFIKIGLSLEKRTEDSFKEIWRSVEGNSNLSTYTKFYVAKNIAEFYFTKKEFSKSIEYATAARKERESLKSVFHSDYADTISLLGKALVLDGKKEEAVYYLTSARKLYDTLGLLLDPSSVENSYFYGLLLYDLTQPELASYELSSIRGEVSNGPDQVYLDFNLAKVYYDLGRYDAALTLLKDQRQIIINESLANHDIALYSYNLYAATLYKSGKWSVAKSVWESIVNAKSTYGIEDKPYHRFALFNLAVLSKLRNNPEQTETYYKQYVKLSPYGQIVDLPSTDRFEIGKSIYPYTWDKPNPNSFAELEEKTIRSYTGRYLFNGQDEEIRARTYENRLEDTNLFLDDLLNTKAFLSKPMSALRKTLFGDLKRFEKGNQIVFFDIGPALNHPEYPGVTSLAVAKHFSGMEVVLWELPGEVDLFLKKVKPELKDRLYAFPNIRILSADGVGEFQSVYPDPKNWILRNRPIPNLKGKTIIIRAANSIDIYEPYTKILPHFQNIGSELKNNPILYFFNRSILLKPAGKEKFILIGNQSIRGFHHNFQSLDRNGEPPYSILPFTVSEEVNQ